Genomic segment of Sodaliphilus pleomorphus:
ACCGTGCTGTCGACTTGCTTGAGCGCGGCGGTGAAGATGCTGCTGGCATAGTTGGCTTGCTGCGGCGAGGTTTGGGCATAGTCTACAACTACAGGGCCCACCACGTCGAAGTAGGGAGCAAAGTTGCCCTTGGAGTTCTCGTTGAAGTAGTCGTGCACGCTGCCGGTGCAGTCGACCTGCTTGCTGTGTATCGAGTCGTAGTAGCCAGTATAGCCGTCGCCGTTTATCATGTTGTTAAACAGTTCTCGTGTGTTGCTGTAGAGAAAAGGGCGGTCTTTGAACTGCACCAGCACCACGAGGCCGTGAAACTTGCTTATGTCCCACGTGCTCAACTTGTGCCGTGGGGCCTTGCGGCTGGCTATGGCCGCCTCGATGCTGCCTGTGGCGGGCAGTGCCGTCTTGCCCACACTGCGCAGGTATTCCTTGTCGCTGGCTGTGCGGCTTCCAGCGTCGTGGGCCACGATGCCGGTGGGCTTTATCTCGTTGTTTTCGATTTTGGCATACACCACACAGCCTTCCTGGTTCCAGGTCACTGTGTAGCCGTCGGTTGTAGTGGCGTAGTTGAAGTTCTCATCGCCGTGCATGACGATGGTCACGCTCGACCCGTCGGGCTGGGTGATAGTCTGCGGGTAGGGAAATGCAGGGATGGCTCGGGCCGTGAGCACGCTCACTGCCAAGAGCAGTAATGTGAACAGTTTTTTCATTTATTGTTGAACTTGATTTGAAGTTGTTATAATTCGATCGAAATGTGCATGTAGTTGAGTGAGATTGGTTTTCAATCTTCGCTATATGGTTACAAATTTAAATGTTTTTGTTTTCATTGGCAAGATTTGCCGCGTTTAAAAAAATAAAAAAGCCAAGCAAAACCGAGTTGCCTGGCTTGATGTCATAGTAAAATGGTTTGTAGCAATAGCCCTTTTTTCTCCCTCCCCTGTGAGTGTGTGAGCTCGACTAAGTGCTGGAAACCAACGGCCTCTTGTCGTGATTGTGGCCGGTTTTCGTTAGTCTTTGTTCTGTGCCTCCGAGTCGGTCACGCCTGCAAGCTCGGGATCGATGAGGATGCGGCCGCAATACTCGCACACGATGATTTTCTTGTGCATCTTTATCTCCATTTGGCGTTGTGCCGGGATGCGGTTGAAGCAACCGCCGCAAGCGTTGCGCTGCACATAGACCACGCCCAGACCGTTGCGGGCATTCTTGCGTATGCGCTTGAAGGCTTGGAGCAGGCGGTCGTCGTCAAACTTGTCTTCCAGTTTCTTGGCCTTTACGCGCAGTTTTTCTTCCTGGTCCTTGGTCTCCGACACGATTTCCTCGAGCTCGCTCTTTTTCTCGCCCAGCACGTGCTCGGCGTCTTCAAGCTGTGCCTGGCTGTCGTTGGCCTCGAGGCCTATGGCGTCGATTTGGCGTCCAGCCTCGTTTATCTTCTTCTCGGCAAGTTCGATGTTGAGCTGCTGGTACTCGATTTCCTTGGTCAAGTAGTCATACTCGCGGTTGTTGCGCACGTTGTCCTGGTCCTTGGTGTATTTGTCGATCATGGCTGCGGCCTGGTCGATGGTCTTGTGCTGCTGCTCAATATCGGCCTGGAGCTCGGCAACCTGGTCGTCGCAGTTCTTGAGACGGGTCTGGAGACCTTCGATTTCGTCTTCCAGGTCTTGGACTTCGAGAGGAAGCTCGCCGCGCAGGGTCTTGATGCGGTCAACCTCTGAAAGGAGTTTTTGGAGTTGGTAGAGCGTTTTCAAGCGCTCTTCTACAGTGAGTTCTGTT
This window contains:
- a CDS encoding zinc ribbon domain-containing protein, producing the protein MATSKETELTVEERLKTLYQLQKLLSEVDRIKTLRGELPLEVQDLEDEIEGLQTRLKNCDDQVAELQADIEQQHKTIDQAAAMIDKYTKDQDNVRNNREYDYLTKEIEYQQLNIELAEKKINEAGRQIDAIGLEANDSQAQLEDAEHVLGEKKSELEEIVSETKDQEEKLRVKAKKLEDKFDDDRLLQAFKRIRKNARNGLGVVYVQRNACGGCFNRIPAQRQMEIKMHKKIIVCEYCGRILIDPELAGVTDSEAQNKD